A window of the Arachis duranensis cultivar V14167 chromosome 5, aradu.V14167.gnm2.J7QH, whole genome shotgun sequence genome harbors these coding sequences:
- the LOC107491269 gene encoding CRS2-associated factor 2, mitochondrial, which produces AYTTAARSGILPPSVALKVRHPSSSFPRATSLQPLFAVTDRGCFLELGVRRLCLLSRASVAVCLPFTFASSFKFFAVRVHSLFTVRVRVRLEATLLCFKLCDQPARSTQPSNSSLLSPPYSYSETNSSVTPISFRESPKFSPFGPGRLDRKWTGTCAPVQEEVNRTRLEEERNRVLGEPLTEDEVAELVERYRHSDCARQINLGKGGVTHNMLDDIHNHWKKAEAVRIKCLGVPTLDMDKICFHLEDKSGGKVIYRNINILLLYRGRNYDPKNHPVIPLMLWKPYAPIYPRLVMSVIEGLTYERTKEMRKKGLDLDPLMKLTRNGVYVNVVERVREAFKTQEVVRLDCRHVGMSDCKKIGVKLRDLVPCVPILFKDEQIILWRGKTDQEPAFQDHDVVSAV; this is translated from the exons GCCTACACCACCGCCGCAAGGAGTGGCATACTGCCGCCATCCGTCGCACTCAAAGTTCGCCATCCGTCATCTAGCTTCCCTCGTGCTACAAGTCTTCAACCCCTGTTCGCTGTCACCGATCGCGGCTGCTTCCTCGAGCTCGGCGTCCGTCGTCTTTGTCTGCTCAGCCGCGCTTCCGTCGCCGTTTGTTTGCCGTTCACGTTCGCGTCTTCGTTCAAGTTCTTCGCCGTTCGCGTTCACTCGCTGTTCACCGTTCGAGTTCGCGTTCGTCTGGAAGCCACGTTGCTCTGCTTCAAACTCTGCGACCAACCCGCGCGCTCCACCCAGCCGTCGAACAGCTCTCTTTTGTCGCCGCC ATACTCTTACTCAGAAACCAACTCTTCCGTGACACCCATCAGCTTCCGCGAATCACCGAAGTTCTCTCCGTTTGGACCTGGCCGGCTTGACCGGAAATGGACTGGGACGTGCGCACCAGTTCAGGAGGAAGTGAACCGGACAAGGCTAGAAGAGGAGCGGAACCGGGTCCTTGGAGAACCGCTCACGGAGGATGAGGTGGCGGAGCTCGTGGAACGATACCGTCACAGTGACTGTGCAAGGCAAATCAATTTGG GGAAGGGAGGAGTCACACACAACATGCTGGATGACATCCATAATCACTGGAAGAAAGCGGAAGCTGTCAGAATCAAGTGCTTGGGTGTGCCAACTCTTGACATGGACAAAATTTGTTTCCACCTCGAG GACAAGTCTGGTGGAAAAGTCATCTACCGAAACATCAATATTTTGTTGTTGTATAGAGGTCGAAATTATGATCCCAAGAACCACCCTGTTATTCCTCTCATGCTGTGGAAGCCCTATGCACCAATATATCCAAGGCTTGTGATGAGTGTCATTGAGGGTTTGACGTATGAAAGAACGAAGGAAATGAGAAAGAAGGGGTTGGACTTAGACCCCCTGATGAAACTCA CTAGAAATGGTGTATATGTGAATGTAGTGGAGAGAGTGAGAGAAGCTTTCAAGACTCAGGAGGTTGTGAGACTGGACTGCAGGCATGTTGGAATGAGTGACTGCAAAAAGATTGGAGTTAAGCTAAGG GATTTGGTGCCGTGTGTCCCAATCTTGTTCAAGGATGAACAGATAATCCTCTGGAGAGGAAAAACAGACCAAGAACCTGCTTTTCAGGACCACGATGTAGTGTCTGCAGTGTAA